A stretch of the Canis lupus familiaris isolate Mischka breed German Shepherd chromosome 37, alternate assembly UU_Cfam_GSD_1.0, whole genome shotgun sequence genome encodes the following:
- the METTL21A gene encoding protein N-lysine methyltransferase METTL21A isoform X1 — translation MALVPYEDTPGVGLQKFHKPLATFSFANHTIQIRQDWRQLGVAAVVWDAAVVLSTYLEMGAVELRGCSAVELGAGTGLVGIVAALLGAHVTITDRKVALEFLKSNVQANLPPHIQPKAVVKELTWGQNLGSYSPGEFDLILGADIIYLEETFADLLQTLEHLSSNRSVILLACRIRYERDNSFLAMLERQFTVSKVHYDPEKDVHIYKAQKRNQREDL, via the exons ATGGCCCTGGTGCCCTATGAGGACACCCCGGGAGTGGGGTTGCAGAAATTCCACAAGCCTCTTGCCACCTTCTCCTTTGCGAACCACACGATCCAGATCCGGCAGGACTGGAGGCAGCTGGGAGTCGCAGCAGTGGTTTGGGACGCG GCTGTGGTTCTTTCCACGTACCTGGAGATGGGAGCTGTGGAGCTCAGGGGCTGCTCTGCGGTGGAGCTGGGTGCCGGCACCGGGCTGGTGGGCATAGTGGCTGCCCTGCTGG GTGCTCATGTGACTATCACGGATCGAAAAGTAGCATTAGAATTTCTTAAATCAAACGTTCAAGCCAATTTACCTCCCCATATCCAACCCAAAGCTGTTGTTAAGGAGCTGACTTGGGGACAAAATTTGGGGAGTTATTCACCTGGAGAATTTGACTTGATACTTGGAGCTGATATCATATATTTAGAAGAAACATTCGCAGATCTTCTTCAAACTTTGGAACATCTCAGTAGCAACCGCTCCGTGATTCTTTTAGCTTGCCGAATTCGCTATGAACGGGACAACAGCTTCTTAGCGATGCTGGAGAGGCAATTTACTGTGAGTAAGGTTCACTATGATCCTGAAAAGGATGTACATATTTACAAAGCACAGAAGAGAAACCAGAGGGAGGACTTATAG
- the METTL21A gene encoding protein N-lysine methyltransferase METTL21A isoform X3, with protein MALVPYEDTPGVGLQKFHKPLATFSFANHTIQIRQDWRQLGVAAVVWDAAVVLSTYLEMGAVELRGCSAVELGAGTGLVGIVAALLGECCTLAHSFVSRTHCEVLM; from the exons ATGGCCCTGGTGCCCTATGAGGACACCCCGGGAGTGGGGTTGCAGAAATTCCACAAGCCTCTTGCCACCTTCTCCTTTGCGAACCACACGATCCAGATCCGGCAGGACTGGAGGCAGCTGGGAGTCGCAGCAGTGGTTTGGGACGCG GCTGTGGTTCTTTCCACGTACCTGGAGATGGGAGCTGTGGAGCTCAGGGGCTGCTCTGCGGTGGAGCTGGGTGCCGGCACCGGGCTGGTGGGCATAGTGGCTGCCCTGCTGGGTGAGTGCTGTACCCTGGCTCACTCCTTTGTGAGCAGAACTCATTGCGAG GTGCTCATGTGA
- the METTL21A gene encoding protein N-lysine methyltransferase METTL21A isoform X5: MALVPYEDTPGVGLQKFHKPLATFSFANHTIQIRQDWRQLGVAAVVWDAAVVLSTYLEMGAVELRGCSAVELGAGTGLVGIVAALLGEEHTFPLH, from the exons ATGGCCCTGGTGCCCTATGAGGACACCCCGGGAGTGGGGTTGCAGAAATTCCACAAGCCTCTTGCCACCTTCTCCTTTGCGAACCACACGATCCAGATCCGGCAGGACTGGAGGCAGCTGGGAGTCGCAGCAGTGGTTTGGGACGCG GCTGTGGTTCTTTCCACGTACCTGGAGATGGGAGCTGTGGAGCTCAGGGGCTGCTCTGCGGTGGAGCTGGGTGCCGGCACCGGGCTGGTGGGCATAGTGGCTGCCCTGCTGG
- the METTL21A gene encoding protein N-lysine methyltransferase METTL21A isoform X4, which produces MALVPYEDTPGVGLQKFHKPLATFSFANHTIQIRQDWRQLGVAAVVWDAAVVLSTYLEMGAVELRGCSAVELGAGTGLVGIVAALLDFIYLFMRDRERHKAE; this is translated from the exons ATGGCCCTGGTGCCCTATGAGGACACCCCGGGAGTGGGGTTGCAGAAATTCCACAAGCCTCTTGCCACCTTCTCCTTTGCGAACCACACGATCCAGATCCGGCAGGACTGGAGGCAGCTGGGAGTCGCAGCAGTGGTTTGGGACGCG GCTGTGGTTCTTTCCACGTACCTGGAGATGGGAGCTGTGGAGCTCAGGGGCTGCTCTGCGGTGGAGCTGGGTGCCGGCACCGGGCTGGTGGGCATAGTGGCTGCCCTGCTGG attttatttatttattcatgagagacagagagagacacaaggcagagtga
- the METTL21A gene encoding protein N-lysine methyltransferase METTL21A isoform X6, with protein sequence MALVPYEDTPGVGLQKFHKPLATFSFANHTIQIRQDWRQLGVAAVVWDAAVVLSTYLEMGAVELRGCSAVELGAGTGLVGIVAALLGPIT encoded by the exons ATGGCCCTGGTGCCCTATGAGGACACCCCGGGAGTGGGGTTGCAGAAATTCCACAAGCCTCTTGCCACCTTCTCCTTTGCGAACCACACGATCCAGATCCGGCAGGACTGGAGGCAGCTGGGAGTCGCAGCAGTGGTTTGGGACGCG GCTGTGGTTCTTTCCACGTACCTGGAGATGGGAGCTGTGGAGCTCAGGGGCTGCTCTGCGGTGGAGCTGGGTGCCGGCACCGGGCTGGTGGGCATAGTGGCTGCCCTGCTGG
- the METTL21A gene encoding protein N-lysine methyltransferase METTL21A isoform X7, with amino-acid sequence MALVPYEDTPGVGLQKFHKPLATFSFANHTIQIRQDWRQLGVAAVVWDAAVVLSTYLEMGAVELRGCSAVELGAGTGLVGIVAALLAGNV; translated from the exons ATGGCCCTGGTGCCCTATGAGGACACCCCGGGAGTGGGGTTGCAGAAATTCCACAAGCCTCTTGCCACCTTCTCCTTTGCGAACCACACGATCCAGATCCGGCAGGACTGGAGGCAGCTGGGAGTCGCAGCAGTGGTTTGGGACGCG GCTGTGGTTCTTTCCACGTACCTGGAGATGGGAGCTGTGGAGCTCAGGGGCTGCTCTGCGGTGGAGCTGGGTGCCGGCACCGGGCTGGTGGGCATAGTGGCTGCCCTGCTGG CAGGAAATGTTTGA